A region of Natribaculum luteum DNA encodes the following proteins:
- a CDS encoding adenosylcobalamin-dependent ribonucleoside-diphosphate reductase, with translation MDTLDTVAETVLRRRYLQRDEDGEVVETPAELFGRVAETLAQVEARFGGDVDATERAFYEAMTALEFLPNSPTLMNAGTDLQQLAACFVLPIEDSLESIFTALEQTALVHQSGGGTGFSFSNLRPEGDVVMKTDGVASGPVSFMRIFDAATEQIKQGGRRRGANMGVLEASHPDVQSFVTAKAETDAFQNFNLSVATDAAFWAASDADEPYALVNPRTGEVVERIDPDALFDLIAEMAWETGDPGILFLDAINEDNPTPHLGRLEATNPCGEVPLLPYEACVLGSINLARHTDGDEIDWAKLRETVHLAVRFLDDAIEASTFPVPEIEATMARTRKIGLGVMGFHDLLIDLRVPYYSAEAVAVADEVMAFVHDESWAASRELAAERGPFPEWDDSTREEPMRNATTTTIAPTGTISLIAGCSASIEPIYNVAYTKHVVGGLEIVDDRFVDLAKERGFYSEDLVADLRDRTTIQDVEEIPDDVKPLFHTAHDVPAEGHLRIQAAFQEHVDNAVSKTVNLPRSASVEDVADVFRTARDLGVKGVTVFRSGARPEQVLGEDPLKEECVSECDYVATREE, from the coding sequence ATGGACACACTCGACACAGTCGCCGAGACGGTCCTCCGTCGGCGGTACCTGCAACGCGACGAGGACGGCGAGGTCGTCGAGACGCCAGCGGAACTCTTTGGTCGCGTCGCGGAAACCCTCGCCCAGGTCGAAGCGCGATTCGGCGGCGACGTCGACGCGACCGAACGGGCGTTCTACGAGGCGATGACCGCCCTCGAGTTCCTCCCCAACTCGCCGACGCTGATGAACGCCGGGACGGACCTCCAGCAACTCGCCGCCTGCTTCGTCCTGCCGATCGAGGACTCCCTCGAGTCGATCTTCACCGCGCTCGAACAGACCGCGCTGGTCCACCAGAGCGGTGGCGGCACCGGCTTTTCGTTCTCGAACCTCCGCCCCGAAGGCGACGTCGTGATGAAGACGGACGGCGTGGCGTCGGGGCCGGTGAGTTTTATGCGGATCTTCGACGCCGCCACCGAGCAGATCAAACAGGGCGGCCGTCGACGCGGGGCGAACATGGGCGTCCTCGAGGCGTCTCACCCCGACGTCCAGTCGTTCGTCACCGCCAAGGCGGAGACGGACGCCTTCCAGAACTTCAACCTCTCGGTGGCGACCGACGCGGCGTTCTGGGCAGCCTCCGACGCCGACGAGCCCTACGCCCTCGTCAATCCGCGGACGGGCGAGGTCGTCGAGCGGATCGATCCCGACGCTCTCTTCGATCTGATCGCCGAGATGGCCTGGGAGACCGGCGACCCCGGCATCCTCTTTCTGGACGCGATCAACGAGGACAACCCGACGCCACACCTCGGTCGACTCGAGGCGACGAACCCCTGCGGCGAGGTGCCGCTGCTCCCCTACGAGGCCTGCGTCCTCGGGTCGATCAACCTCGCCCGGCACACCGACGGCGACGAGATCGACTGGGCGAAACTCCGCGAGACCGTCCACCTCGCCGTGCGCTTTCTCGACGACGCCATCGAGGCGTCGACGTTTCCGGTCCCGGAAATCGAGGCGACGATGGCCAGAACCCGCAAGATCGGCCTGGGCGTGATGGGCTTTCACGACCTGCTCATCGACCTTCGCGTCCCGTACTACTCGGCGGAGGCCGTCGCAGTCGCCGACGAGGTGATGGCGTTCGTCCACGACGAGTCGTGGGCGGCCTCGAGAGAACTGGCTGCGGAACGCGGGCCGTTTCCGGAGTGGGACGACTCCACCCGCGAGGAGCCGATGCGCAACGCCACGACCACCACCATCGCCCCCACGGGGACGATCTCGCTCATCGCCGGCTGCTCGGCCAGCATCGAACCGATCTACAACGTGGCCTATACGAAACACGTCGTGGGCGGCCTCGAGATCGTCGACGATCGGTTCGTCGACCTCGCGAAAGAGCGCGGATTCTACTCCGAGGACCTCGTGGCGGACCTCCGCGACCGAACCACGATCCAGGACGTCGAGGAGATACCCGACGACGTGAAGCCGCTGTTCCACACGGCCCACGACGTGCCCGCCGAGGGCCACCTCCGCATCCAGGCCGCGTTCCAGGAACACGTCGACAACGCGGTGAGCAAGACGGTGAATCTCCCCCGATCGGCGTCCGTCGAGGACGTCGCGGACGTCTTCCGCACCGCACGGGACCTCGGCGTCAAGGGTGTCACCGTCTTCCGGAGCGGAGCGAGGCCCGAACAGGTGCTCGGCGAAGACCCCCTCAAGGAGGAGTGTGTGAGCGAGTGCGACTACGTCGCCACGCGCGAGGAGTAA
- a CDS encoding DUF2267 domain-containing protein, with protein MNFDEFTGQIQHRLELPDTGRTVRTIRATLTTLGQRIPEGNAEDLAASLPMEIGWYLTGAVHEHGQRFDWHEFVDRVSEIENVDAPEAAYHSRVVVDLVRTAVPPSDFQQLRDQLPESEDDENWRKLFEVVDAGGWGEAEEAQTGGGPQSEDDSE; from the coding sequence ATGAACTTCGACGAGTTCACAGGCCAGATTCAGCACCGACTCGAACTTCCGGACACGGGCAGGACGGTCCGCACGATCCGGGCGACGCTCACGACGCTCGGCCAGCGCATCCCCGAAGGGAACGCCGAGGATCTCGCCGCGTCGCTCCCGATGGAGATCGGCTGGTACCTGACCGGAGCCGTCCACGAACACGGCCAGCGGTTCGACTGGCACGAGTTCGTCGACCGGGTCAGCGAGATCGAGAACGTAGACGCACCAGAGGCGGCCTACCACTCCCGGGTCGTCGTCGATCTCGTGCGGACGGCGGTTCCACCCTCGGACTTCCAGCAGCTTCGCGACCAGCTTCCCGAGAGCGAAGACGACGAGAACTGGCGCAAGCTCTTCGAAGTCGTCGACGCCGGCGGCTGGGGCGAGGCCGAAGAGGCTCAGACTGGCGGCGGGCCACAGTCCGAAGACGACTCGGAGTGA
- a CDS encoding aldehyde ferredoxin oxidoreductase family protein translates to MRHATGPLLTVDVSDRTATKTDVDDVLETYVGGRAVATALAHERIPFDADPFGPENRAYLSTGPLQQSRMSFTGRMNMTGLSPLTDGLVSTNAGGYLSRNFTSAGISVLEVVGESDELLAIHVTDDGVEFEAVPELEGATVPETSDYVAEHHDLGPEHCIAIGPAGENLVRFASVMTFDSRAFGRGGLGAVLGSKNVKCVTFDGDADPDVEIPPVQMDVHREAATSDDLMRRQGTTGGTEFINDNFSLPTRYFQEYQFENVEGIGGNAVEEKKYKKGACSACAYACKLPTRDEETGVETEGPEFETVYAFGSSHGVGDIVDVMKANELCDTLGMDTISAGVTVAAYLAAEDEFGNADLAQEVTEKIAYREGIGDDLAEGVARVHDDLGVDDYTVKGMEFAAHDGRVLHGQGLSYAVANRGGDHMYAGMLSLEYSGELDPEGTLGKAETLVEQENRAAFRDSGIVCAFGSDYVTDDRLEALFDADHDALLEVGAKTVELERHFNNQRGFDREDDRLPYEIPDLEAAIGEYYDARDWNDDGTVPDATVDLVAPSAD, encoded by the coding sequence ATGCGCCACGCTACTGGTCCGCTGCTCACCGTCGACGTGAGCGATCGAACCGCGACGAAAACGGACGTCGACGACGTCCTCGAGACGTACGTCGGCGGTCGAGCCGTCGCGACAGCGCTCGCACACGAACGCATCCCGTTCGACGCCGATCCGTTCGGTCCGGAAAACCGGGCGTACCTCTCGACCGGCCCGCTCCAGCAGAGTCGGATGTCCTTTACCGGCCGGATGAACATGACCGGCCTCTCGCCGCTGACCGACGGTCTCGTCTCGACGAACGCTGGCGGCTACCTCTCGCGAAACTTCACGAGCGCCGGCATCAGCGTCCTCGAGGTCGTCGGCGAGAGCGACGAGTTGCTCGCCATCCACGTCACCGACGACGGCGTCGAGTTCGAGGCGGTGCCCGAACTCGAGGGAGCCACCGTCCCCGAAACGTCCGACTACGTGGCCGAGCACCACGACCTCGGGCCGGAACACTGCATCGCGATCGGACCCGCAGGTGAGAACCTCGTGCGCTTCGCCTCGGTGATGACGTTCGACTCGCGGGCGTTCGGCCGCGGCGGCCTCGGCGCGGTGCTCGGGTCGAAAAACGTCAAGTGCGTCACCTTCGACGGCGATGCCGACCCAGACGTCGAGATCCCGCCAGTACAGATGGACGTCCACCGCGAGGCCGCGACGTCGGACGACCTGATGCGACGCCAGGGGACGACCGGCGGCACGGAGTTCATCAACGACAACTTCTCGCTGCCGACGCGGTACTTCCAGGAGTACCAGTTCGAGAACGTCGAGGGAATCGGCGGCAACGCCGTCGAGGAGAAAAAGTACAAGAAAGGCGCGTGTTCGGCGTGTGCCTACGCCTGCAAGCTGCCCACCCGCGACGAGGAGACTGGCGTCGAGACCGAGGGGCCGGAGTTCGAGACCGTCTACGCCTTCGGCTCCAGCCACGGCGTCGGCGACATCGTCGACGTGATGAAGGCGAACGAACTGTGTGACACGCTCGGCATGGACACCATCTCTGCAGGCGTGACCGTCGCGGCCTACCTCGCCGCAGAAGACGAGTTCGGCAACGCCGACCTCGCACAGGAGGTCACCGAAAAGATTGCCTACCGCGAGGGCATCGGCGACGACCTCGCGGAAGGCGTCGCCCGCGTCCACGACGACCTGGGCGTCGACGACTACACCGTCAAGGGCATGGAGTTCGCCGCCCACGACGGTCGCGTCCTCCACGGACAGGGGCTGTCCTACGCCGTCGCCAACCGGGGTGGCGACCACATGTACGCCGGCATGCTCAGTCTCGAGTACAGCGGCGAACTCGATCCAGAGGGGACGCTCGGCAAGGCCGAGACGCTCGTCGAACAGGAAAATCGCGCCGCCTTCCGCGACTCCGGGATCGTCTGTGCCTTCGGCAGCGACTACGTGACCGACGACCGCCTCGAGGCGCTGTTCGACGCCGACCACGACGCGTTGCTCGAGGTGGGGGCGAAGACGGTCGAACTCGAACGCCACTTCAACAACCAGCGCGGCTTCGACCGCGAGGACGACCGTCTCCCCTACGAGATTCCAGATCTCGAGGCGGCGATCGGCGAGTACTACGACGCCCGCGACTGGAACGACGACGGGACCGTCCCCGACGCCACGGTCGACCTGGTCGCACCCTCGGCGGACTGA
- a CDS encoding ubiquitin-like small modifier protein 1, whose translation MQLECLFFGPFREDVGEEAVDWETDAETVGDLLADLETEYPVLEGRLVDGDDLAGETVVTKNKKDVRHIDGLETELEDGDVYRLVPSVYGG comes from the coding sequence ATGCAACTCGAGTGTCTCTTCTTCGGTCCGTTTCGCGAGGACGTCGGCGAGGAGGCCGTCGACTGGGAGACCGACGCCGAGACGGTCGGTGACCTCCTCGCCGACCTCGAGACCGAGTACCCGGTTCTCGAGGGGCGACTCGTCGACGGCGACGACCTGGCCGGGGAGACGGTCGTCACGAAGAACAAGAAGGACGTTCGGCACATCGACGGCCTCGAGACCGAACTCGAGGACGGGGACGTCTACCGGCTTGTGCCGTCGGTCTACGGTGGGTAG
- the dnaJ gene encoding molecular chaperone DnaJ translates to MSEDFYDVLGVSRDASTEEIKQAYRKKATEYHPDVSDDPDAEEKFKKIQKAKKILTDEEKREAYDRMGHDRFEQAEKHGFDAGAGGMGGDPFGGMGGAGGMGGGLGDIFEQFFGGGGRGRDRPRKGQDLRTALKIGLEEAYEGVEKQFTIERPEECEECDGAGHPPEADARTCPECQGRGQVTQVQQTPLGRVQQTTTCPRCEGEGTLYSETCSECHGEGYVRQEATLSVEVPAGIRDGQTLRMESEGAPSPNGGPNGDLLIDISIAEHEEFERDGDDLRYRLPISFPQATFGDTVEVPTLDGPVELEIPEGTQSGETFHLEEKGMPRLQRRGYGDLYVQVQVVTPESLNAEQREALEAFAEAGGEEIDVEQGFFERLKSSF, encoded by the coding sequence ATGAGCGAGGACTTCTACGACGTGCTCGGTGTGAGTCGGGACGCGTCTACCGAGGAGATCAAACAGGCCTACCGAAAGAAAGCAACCGAGTACCATCCGGACGTCAGCGACGATCCGGACGCTGAAGAGAAGTTCAAGAAGATCCAGAAGGCGAAGAAGATCCTGACCGACGAGGAAAAGCGGGAAGCCTACGACCGGATGGGCCACGACCGGTTCGAACAGGCCGAAAAACACGGCTTCGACGCCGGTGCCGGAGGCATGGGTGGCGACCCGTTCGGTGGCATGGGCGGCGCCGGGGGCATGGGCGGCGGCCTCGGTGACATCTTCGAGCAGTTCTTCGGCGGCGGTGGCCGCGGTCGCGACCGTCCGCGCAAGGGTCAGGACCTCCGGACCGCCCTGAAGATCGGCCTCGAGGAGGCCTACGAGGGCGTCGAAAAGCAGTTCACGATCGAACGGCCCGAGGAGTGTGAGGAGTGTGACGGCGCCGGTCATCCGCCGGAGGCCGACGCGCGGACCTGTCCCGAGTGCCAGGGTCGCGGGCAGGTCACGCAGGTCCAGCAGACGCCGCTCGGTCGCGTCCAGCAGACGACGACCTGTCCCCGCTGTGAGGGCGAGGGGACGCTGTACTCCGAGACCTGCAGCGAGTGTCACGGCGAGGGATACGTCCGCCAGGAGGCGACGCTGTCTGTCGAGGTGCCAGCGGGCATCCGCGACGGCCAGACCCTTCGGATGGAAAGCGAGGGTGCGCCGAGTCCAAACGGCGGACCCAACGGCGATCTGCTGATCGACATCTCGATCGCAGAGCACGAGGAGTTCGAACGCGACGGCGACGACCTCCGGTACCGGCTGCCGATCTCGTTCCCGCAGGCGACGTTCGGCGACACCGTCGAAGTGCCCACGCTCGACGGCCCGGTCGAACTCGAGATTCCCGAGGGGACCCAGAGCGGCGAGACGTTCCACCTCGAGGAGAAGGGAATGCCTCGCCTCCAGCGGCGGGGCTACGGCGACCTCTACGTGCAGGTACAGGTCGTCACCCCCGAGAGCCTGAACGCGGAACAGCGCGAGGCCCTCGAGGCGTTCGCCGAGGCCGGCGGCGAGGAGATCGACGTCGAGCAGGGCTTCTTCGAGCGACTCAAGTCGAGTTTCTGA
- the dnaK gene encoding molecular chaperone DnaK, with translation MASNKILGIDLGTTNSAFAVMEGGDPEIIVNAEGERTTPSVVAFTDDDERLVGKPAKNQAIQNPERTIASIKRHMGEDDYTVEIEGEEYTPQQISAMILQKIKRDAEDYLGDEVEKAVITVPAYFSDRQRQATKDAGEIAGFEVERIINEPTAASMAYGLDDESDQTVLVYDLGGGTFDVSILDLGGGVYEVVATNGDNDLGGDDWDHAIIDWLADNFEDEHGIDLREDRQALQRLKDAAEEAKIELSSRKETEINLPFITATDDGPIHLEESLTRAKFESLTQDLIDRTVEPTEQALEDAGYSKDDIDEVLLVGGSTRMPQVSEKVEELIGEEPQKNVNPDEAVALGAAIQGGVLGGEVDDIVLLDVTPLSLGIEVKGGLFERLIEKNTTIPTEESKIFTTAADNQTSVQVRVFQGERELAEKNELLGEFHLTGIPPAPAGTPQIEVTFSIDENGIVNVSAEDKGTGTTEEITIEGGAGLSDAEIDRMQREAEEHAEEDKQRRERIEARNTAEATIQRAETLLEENDEVDDDLRSSIEDAVEDLEETIDDTDAGAEEIEAATEELSKELQEIGKQIYQGAAAGAGGAGAGAGAGPGGMGGGPNPGPEDAAGEGEEFVDADFEDVDDDEQ, from the coding sequence CTCGGGACGACGAACAGCGCTTTCGCCGTCATGGAAGGCGGCGATCCGGAAATCATCGTAAACGCCGAGGGTGAGCGAACGACGCCCTCGGTCGTCGCCTTCACCGACGACGACGAGCGACTCGTCGGGAAGCCGGCGAAGAATCAGGCGATCCAGAACCCGGAGCGGACGATCGCCTCGATCAAGCGTCACATGGGGGAAGACGACTACACCGTCGAGATCGAGGGCGAGGAGTACACGCCCCAGCAGATCTCGGCGATGATCCTCCAGAAGATCAAACGCGACGCCGAAGACTACCTGGGTGACGAAGTCGAGAAGGCTGTCATCACGGTCCCGGCGTACTTCTCCGATCGCCAGCGCCAGGCGACCAAAGACGCCGGCGAGATCGCCGGCTTCGAGGTCGAACGGATCATCAACGAACCCACCGCCGCGTCGATGGCCTACGGACTCGACGACGAGTCCGACCAGACGGTGCTCGTCTACGACCTCGGCGGTGGCACCTTCGACGTCTCCATCCTGGATCTGGGTGGCGGCGTCTACGAGGTCGTCGCCACAAACGGTGACAACGACCTCGGCGGGGACGACTGGGACCACGCCATCATCGACTGGCTCGCCGACAACTTCGAGGACGAACACGGCATCGACCTCCGCGAGGACCGCCAGGCCCTCCAGCGGCTCAAAGACGCCGCCGAGGAGGCCAAGATCGAACTCTCCTCGCGCAAGGAGACCGAGATCAACCTGCCCTTTATCACGGCGACCGACGACGGCCCGATCCACCTGGAAGAGTCGCTGACCCGTGCCAAGTTCGAGTCACTCACGCAGGACCTGATCGACCGCACCGTCGAACCCACCGAGCAGGCACTCGAGGACGCAGGCTACAGCAAAGACGACATCGACGAAGTCCTCCTGGTCGGCGGGTCGACCCGGATGCCCCAGGTCTCCGAGAAGGTCGAGGAACTCATCGGCGAGGAGCCCCAGAAGAACGTCAACCCCGACGAGGCCGTCGCGCTGGGCGCGGCGATCCAGGGCGGCGTCCTCGGCGGCGAGGTCGACGACATCGTCCTGCTCGACGTCACGCCGCTTTCGCTCGGTATCGAAGTCAAAGGTGGCCTCTTCGAGCGCCTCATCGAGAAGAACACCACGATCCCGACCGAGGAGTCGAAGATCTTCACCACCGCCGCGGACAACCAGACCTCCGTGCAGGTGCGGGTCTTCCAGGGTGAGCGTGAACTCGCCGAGAAGAACGAACTGCTCGGCGAGTTCCACCTGACCGGCATCCCGCCGGCACCCGCCGGAACCCCCCAGATCGAGGTCACGTTCTCGATCGACGAGAACGGCATCGTCAACGTCTCCGCCGAGGACAAAGGGACCGGCACGACCGAGGAGATCACGATCGAGGGCGGTGCTGGCCTCTCGGACGCCGAGATCGACCGCATGCAGCGCGAGGCCGAAGAACACGCCGAGGAGGACAAGCAGCGCCGCGAACGCATCGAAGCCCGTAACACCGCCGAGGCGACGATCCAGCGCGCCGAGACCCTCCTCGAGGAGAACGACGAGGTCGACGACGACCTGCGCTCGAGCATCGAGGACGCGGTCGAAGACCTGGAGGAGACGATCGACGACACCGACGCCGGCGCAGAAGAGATCGAGGCCGCGACCGAAGAGCTGAGCAAAGAGCTCCAGGAGATCGGCAAGCAGATCTACCAGGGTGCCGCCGCCGGCGCGGGCGGTGCCGGCGCAGGTGCCGGCGCTGGTCCCGGTGGAATGGGCGGCGGTCCGAATCCCGGCCCCGAGGACGCTGCCGGTGAGGGCGAGGAGTTCGTCGACGCCGACTTCGAAGACGTAGACGACGACGAGCAGTAG